Proteins from a genomic interval of Rubinisphaera italica:
- a CDS encoding chemotaxis protein CheB, which yields MNSNFEPSSENSYSNLLIGVGASAGGLKAIVEIIDLLPTHFQGALMIATHRSSTAPNVLPSLLQNHTRLRVSDTIDGDKLSCTHIYIGRPDEVLTVEGGEVHIGLDPGHVRNLLRIDDLFTSIANTAGKNAVGIILSGMLWDGVDGLKAIKESGGTCIVQTPEDAAFDSMPKNALKSVECDFVGTTIEIASRLVELGAGRNCH from the coding sequence ATGAATTCCAATTTTGAACCTTCCAGTGAAAACAGCTATTCCAACCTGCTGATCGGTGTGGGTGCCTCAGCTGGTGGATTAAAAGCGATTGTAGAAATTATCGATCTATTGCCGACTCATTTCCAGGGGGCGTTGATGATCGCCACACATCGTTCCTCAACTGCTCCAAACGTCTTGCCATCATTACTGCAAAACCACACACGACTACGGGTCAGTGATACGATCGATGGCGATAAACTCAGCTGTACTCACATTTATATTGGTCGTCCTGACGAAGTACTGACAGTAGAAGGGGGAGAGGTTCACATTGGCTTAGACCCGGGACATGTTCGAAATCTGCTTCGAATAGATGACCTGTTTACCTCCATTGCCAATACAGCTGGCAAAAATGCAGTGGGGATCATTCTCTCCGGAATGTTATGGGATGGTGTCGATGGATTAAAAGCAATCAAGGAATCTGGCGGAACCTGCATTGTCCAAACACCTGAAGACGCAGCATTCGACAGTATGCCAAAAAATGCATTGAAATCGGTCGAATGTGATTTCGTCGGAACGACAATTGAAATTGCCAGTCGACTGGTAGAATTAGGCGCAGGCAGGAATTGCCACTAA
- a CDS encoding GNAT family N-acetyltransferase — protein sequence MNLRHHNAEDANAIVHLFTSVFATSEGEAEGALIGKLAADLLETPDDRDLFNYVAVDSDCVVASIFFTRLEFDNKCDAFILAPVAVRSDRQREGIGQALIGHGLNDLRERGVDFVLTYGDPDFYQKVGFQQISPTTIRAPFRLSQPEGWLGQSLGIKSIETLTGTCACVNAFNDPVYW from the coding sequence GTGAATCTCAGACACCACAATGCGGAAGACGCAAACGCCATCGTGCATCTGTTTACGTCCGTGTTTGCCACCTCCGAAGGCGAAGCCGAGGGGGCGTTGATTGGCAAACTCGCAGCAGACCTTCTTGAAACTCCGGACGATCGTGACTTATTCAACTACGTTGCCGTCGATTCTGATTGCGTCGTTGCGTCAATCTTTTTCACGCGGCTCGAATTCGACAACAAATGCGATGCATTCATCCTTGCTCCCGTAGCCGTGCGTAGTGACCGACAGCGTGAGGGCATTGGGCAGGCTTTGATCGGTCACGGATTGAATGACCTGAGAGAACGAGGCGTCGATTTCGTGCTTACATATGGAGACCCAGACTTTTATCAGAAGGTCGGTTTTCAGCAAATATCCCCAACGACAATTAGAGCTCCCTTCCGGCTTTCACAACCAGAAGGCTGGCTTGGTCAATCTCTCGGTATAAAGTCCATTGAAACACTGACAGGGACTTGCGCTTGTGTCAATGCATTCAACGATCCTGTGTATTGGTAA
- a CDS encoding serine hydrolase domain-containing protein yields the protein MFYRSLPIFFLLLVCPAIVHANPPSIPPSSAGMASQRLDAIAPIVNAALADHKMPGCVVLIGRRAGIVYHRAFGYRQLLPEKQPMLPETLFDLASLTKPLATATSIHLLQTRGHLQFDDPASQYLPEFQSHGKANITIRQLLTHTSGLLPDNNLKDYQDGKLIAFQRIDELGLRANPDEKFIYSDVGFIVLGRIVEQISGSSLAEFTSKEIFQPLQMNETGYNPPETLQRKAAVTQQRDGKWIQGQVHDPRAWLLEGVAGHAGLFSTATDLAKYATAILRTSQKESTAPFHQPMVNMMSTPQQVPGGHRTLGWDSQSAYSSNRGDLFSSQAFGHGGFTGTSFWIDPELDLYVIFLSNRVHPDGKGSVNQLAGRIGTIAAAAIYCCPDQ from the coding sequence ATGTTCTATCGATCGTTGCCGATCTTCTTCCTGCTGCTCGTTTGCCCCGCGATAGTCCATGCGAATCCGCCAAGTATCCCTCCCAGTTCGGCGGGGATGGCCTCTCAGCGACTCGATGCGATTGCCCCCATAGTGAACGCAGCTCTGGCTGATCATAAAATGCCAGGGTGTGTTGTATTGATCGGTCGTCGAGCTGGAATTGTCTATCATCGAGCATTCGGCTACCGCCAACTGCTGCCTGAAAAACAACCCATGTTGCCAGAGACGCTTTTCGATCTCGCCTCACTCACCAAACCCCTCGCCACCGCCACCAGCATCCATCTGCTACAAACAAGAGGACATCTGCAGTTTGACGATCCGGCCAGTCAATATCTACCAGAATTTCAATCTCACGGCAAAGCCAACATTACCATTCGTCAGTTGCTCACGCACACTTCCGGCCTGCTGCCAGACAACAATTTGAAAGACTACCAAGACGGTAAACTCATCGCTTTCCAGCGGATCGATGAACTTGGCTTGAGAGCAAATCCCGATGAAAAATTCATATATTCTGATGTCGGCTTTATTGTGCTTGGTAGAATTGTCGAACAGATCTCGGGAAGTAGCCTGGCTGAATTCACTTCGAAAGAAATCTTTCAACCTTTGCAGATGAATGAAACAGGTTACAATCCGCCTGAGACATTACAGCGAAAAGCCGCCGTCACCCAGCAGCGGGATGGGAAATGGATTCAAGGTCAAGTGCACGATCCGCGAGCCTGGCTCCTGGAGGGTGTCGCGGGACATGCCGGTCTCTTTTCCACTGCAACCGACCTGGCCAAATACGCAACCGCAATCCTGCGCACTTCACAGAAAGAATCGACTGCTCCGTTTCATCAGCCGATGGTCAACATGATGTCGACGCCTCAACAGGTTCCCGGCGGCCATCGAACCCTGGGATGGGATTCTCAATCGGCTTATTCTTCTAACCGTGGCGACTTATTCAGTTCTCAAGCATTCGGGCATGGGGGATTTACAGGAACCTCATTCTGGATCGACCCCGAACTCGATCTGTATGTCATTTTCCTGAGTAATCGAGTCCATCCCGATGGAAAAGGTTCTGTCAATCAACTGGCTGGTCGCATTGGCACAATCGCAGCCGCGGCGATTTATTGCTGTCCAGATCAATAA